In Syntrophorhabdales bacterium, the following proteins share a genomic window:
- a CDS encoding isochorismatase family cysteine hydrolase, which produces MAKVNTISRKLLLLALATAVFVTILPVTNALAQSPKSVKIQGGDTWSNYSDMKMVLKFDEPKPVTVDPAKTIFQIVDMQEYFVGPKQRENMWRGDNNIKNVKSLLELARKLDMIVVYQYSMGVTNPYEKRQKASPFKLYGPIIDELKPLYKGKEYFVPKSTHDIFFHTPMDDLLKTFPKEVDTVILTGTLTHVCVLYAVSGYCVRGYRVIVPMDGVIDDTPENQAMTLHVMSIRSANYPATVTLSNMITFEPGPPTGK; this is translated from the coding sequence ATGGCAAAAGTAAATACGATCTCAAGAAAACTGCTCCTGCTGGCGCTTGCCACCGCAGTGTTCGTTACTATCCTGCCGGTGACGAATGCATTGGCACAAAGCCCTAAGAGCGTGAAGATCCAAGGGGGAGATACCTGGTCAAATTATTCAGACATGAAAATGGTCCTCAAATTCGACGAGCCCAAGCCCGTTACCGTGGACCCCGCGAAAACCATTTTTCAAATAGTGGACATGCAGGAATATTTCGTAGGTCCGAAGCAAAGAGAGAATATGTGGCGAGGTGACAATAACATCAAGAACGTCAAAAGCCTTCTGGAACTGGCCCGAAAACTTGATATGATTGTCGTCTATCAGTATTCGATGGGTGTCACCAATCCTTACGAGAAGAGGCAGAAGGCTTCACCGTTCAAGCTCTACGGACCGATTATCGATGAACTTAAACCGTTGTACAAGGGGAAGGAATATTTTGTGCCGAAATCGACGCATGACATTTTCTTTCATACGCCGATGGACGATCTCTTGAAGACATTCCCCAAAGAGGTAGACACGGTGATTCTGACAGGCACTCTAACCCATGTGTGCGTTTTGTATGCCGTATCCGGCTATTGCGTCAGAGGGTATCGGGTCATTGTCCCTATGGACGGCGTCATTGACGACACCCCTGAGAACCAGGCAATGACGCTACACGTCATGTCGA
- a CDS encoding DUF2148 domain-containing protein: MAIIRSEAMEHDGIEAGIAVMALAMRTAPKTRGIDRLQTAAVTGADLEMLATAMEKKGETKSTPLSIFKRDASNVRSAAAVLLVGVKRDPKKMELPFNCGACGYQTCAALAGSGARQGEDFRGPVCIFQAIDLGIALGSAVKLAAELSIDNRIMYTVGAAAKELGLLDSDLILGIPLSATGKNPFFDRP, encoded by the coding sequence ATGGCAATCATACGGAGCGAGGCAATGGAACACGACGGCATCGAGGCAGGAATTGCGGTGATGGCTCTGGCCATGAGGACAGCGCCGAAAACGCGTGGTATCGATCGTCTTCAAACCGCCGCGGTCACGGGCGCTGATCTTGAAATGCTCGCTACAGCGATGGAAAAAAAGGGCGAGACGAAATCGACGCCTCTTTCCATCTTTAAAAGGGACGCGAGCAATGTAAGGAGTGCTGCGGCTGTCCTCCTCGTGGGCGTCAAGAGGGACCCCAAAAAGATGGAGCTTCCCTTCAACTGCGGAGCGTGCGGGTACCAGACCTGCGCAGCGCTTGCCGGTTCTGGAGCGCGTCAGGGCGAGGACTTTCGCGGTCCGGTGTGTATATTTCAGGCGATCGACCTGGGCATTGCCCTTGGCTCTGCCGTAAAGTTGGCAGCGGAGCTGAGCATCGACAACCGGATCATGTACACGGTGGGCGCCGCCGCAAAGGAACTCGGCCTTCTCGATTCAGACCTCATACTTGGAATCCCGCTCTCGGCAACCGGTAAGAACCCATTCTTTGATCGGCCATGA
- a CDS encoding carboxymuconolactone decarboxylase family protein: MSKEPSAVEKMIGDFAPKLVELTDGVLFGDVWERLELSKRDRSLVTVAALIALNRPEQLRFHLEKALDNGLRTEELIEVITHLAFYSGWPNAMNAIMVAKELFSKRDSSE; this comes from the coding sequence ATGAGTAAGGAACCTTCAGCAGTAGAGAAGATGATCGGCGATTTCGCGCCCAAGCTCGTTGAGCTTACGGACGGCGTGCTGTTTGGCGATGTCTGGGAGCGCCTGGAGCTATCAAAGCGTGATCGAAGCCTCGTGACCGTGGCTGCGCTGATCGCATTGAATCGCCCCGAACAGTTGCGGTTTCACCTCGAGAAGGCGCTGGACAACGGACTTAGAACGGAAGAATTGATCGAGGTGATCACCCACCTGGCGTTCTATTCGGGCTGGCCGAACGCAATGAACGCCATCATGGTCGCAAAAGAGCTGTTCTCGAAAAGAGATTCTTCCGAGTAA
- a CDS encoding AAA family ATPase — protein MTAERGQMHLNSMAIHPDKYPPGAASYPFNLAIFRRPVTISFETPITIFIGENGSGKSTLLEALARKCGIHIWQETERRRFGNNPYEDKFDQYISIAWNGDPVQGSFFGSSIFLDFARFLDEWAAASPAILDYFGGQSLLTQSHGQSMMSFFRSRYSRKGVYFLDEPETALSPKTQLDMLSLLETMASDGHAQFFLATHSPILLACRDATIYSFDGSRIEPIRYENTEHYRIFREFMNRPKA, from the coding sequence ATGACAGCAGAAAGAGGGCAGATGCATCTTAACTCCATGGCCATCCATCCTGACAAATATCCTCCCGGTGCCGCGTCCTATCCCTTCAACCTTGCCATATTCCGGCGTCCGGTCACGATATCCTTCGAGACCCCCATAACCATCTTTATCGGCGAAAATGGCTCGGGCAAGTCGACGCTTCTCGAGGCCCTGGCTCGCAAGTGCGGCATCCATATATGGCAGGAGACCGAACGGCGGCGCTTCGGGAACAACCCCTATGAAGACAAGTTCGACCAGTACATTTCCATTGCTTGGAACGGCGACCCCGTCCAGGGCTCGTTCTTCGGTTCGTCCATTTTTCTGGACTTTGCACGATTCCTGGACGAATGGGCAGCCGCCTCTCCCGCCATACTCGACTATTTCGGCGGCCAATCACTCCTCACGCAGTCCCACGGCCAGTCCATGATGTCCTTCTTCAGGTCGCGCTATAGTCGAAAGGGCGTGTACTTCCTGGATGAGCCAGAAACGGCCCTCTCCCCGAAGACCCAGCTCGACATGCTGAGTCTGCTTGAGACCATGGCGAGCGACGGCCATGCCCAATTCTTCCTCGCCACCCACTCGCCTATCCTCCTCGCCTGTCGGGATGCGACTATCTACAGCTTTGACGGCAGCCGTATTGAGCCGATCCGGTACGAAAATACCGAGCACTACCGCATCTTTAGAGAGTTTATGAACAGGCCGAAGGCGTGA
- the serA gene encoding phosphoglycerate dehydrogenase yields the protein MKILIADAMSGEAVDILKSKGLSVDVKTDLKKEELAAIIGEYDALIVRSATKVTRDIIANADKLKVIGRAGIGVDNVDVEAATEKGIVVMNTPQGNALAAAEHTVALMFAVARKVALADATMKQGKWEKKLLMGIEVYNKTLGVIGIGNIGMIVAEKAVALGMRVIAYDLFVTKEVAEAKGIELVGLDTLLAESDFITVHLPMVRETKNLIEKNALAKTKKGVVILNVARGGIVNEMDLYDALMSGHVSGAGLDVFEQEPPPKDHPLVLTDKVVCTPHLGASTKEAQEKVAIDIADQIVDFALNGVIRNSVNAPPVSIAALRQISPYLGLSERLATFVSSISEFPVENIEVEYMGDISEVETKILTQAIVRNILSQHVEGVNYVNAPIVARSRGIKIKEIREKEHEDYTSLLGIRLTNGKVEKVVYGTLLGKEAPRLVRLDGIAVVANLAGNMLLTYHQDRPGVVGSIGTALANKGINIGGMHVGRKADGGLAIAVLDVDVKVSDEVITELQGVPNVIEVKRIEV from the coding sequence ATGAAGATCCTCATAGCAGACGCGATGTCCGGAGAGGCGGTTGATATCCTGAAGTCCAAAGGTCTATCTGTAGATGTCAAAACCGATCTCAAAAAAGAGGAGCTTGCTGCGATTATCGGTGAGTACGACGCATTGATCGTAAGAAGTGCCACGAAGGTGACCCGCGATATCATTGCGAACGCTGATAAGCTGAAAGTAATCGGCAGGGCGGGAATCGGCGTTGACAATGTGGACGTGGAAGCAGCGACTGAAAAGGGTATTGTGGTTATGAATACCCCACAGGGAAACGCCCTTGCGGCTGCGGAGCACACGGTCGCGCTCATGTTTGCTGTGGCACGCAAGGTAGCGCTTGCGGATGCAACCATGAAGCAGGGTAAATGGGAAAAGAAGCTCCTCATGGGCATCGAGGTCTACAACAAGACGCTGGGTGTCATTGGCATCGGCAATATTGGCATGATCGTCGCCGAGAAGGCTGTGGCGCTGGGCATGAGGGTAATCGCGTACGACCTTTTCGTTACGAAGGAAGTCGCCGAAGCCAAAGGCATCGAGTTGGTGGGTCTTGACACACTGCTCGCAGAAAGCGATTTCATCACTGTCCATCTTCCGATGGTCAGAGAGACGAAAAACCTGATCGAGAAGAATGCTCTCGCAAAGACGAAGAAAGGCGTGGTCATCCTCAACGTAGCCCGTGGGGGCATCGTGAACGAGATGGATTTATATGATGCCTTGATGAGCGGCCACGTCTCAGGCGCGGGCCTCGACGTGTTTGAGCAGGAACCACCGCCCAAGGACCACCCGCTTGTGCTTACGGACAAGGTGGTCTGCACGCCCCACCTCGGCGCCTCAACAAAGGAGGCCCAGGAAAAAGTTGCGATCGACATCGCGGACCAGATCGTAGACTTTGCGCTTAACGGAGTTATACGAAACAGCGTGAACGCGCCGCCTGTCTCTATTGCTGCACTGAGGCAGATTTCGCCGTACCTGGGCCTTTCGGAGCGTCTTGCAACCTTCGTCTCCTCTATCAGTGAATTCCCCGTAGAAAACATAGAAGTCGAATATATGGGAGATATCTCTGAGGTAGAGACAAAGATCCTGACCCAGGCTATTGTCAGGAACATCCTCTCGCAACACGTCGAAGGAGTGAACTACGTTAACGCCCCGATTGTAGCCAGGTCCCGGGGCATAAAGATCAAGGAGATCAGGGAGAAGGAGCACGAAGACTACACATCCCTGCTAGGAATAAGGCTGACCAACGGGAAGGTCGAAAAGGTTGTCTATGGAACACTGCTCGGTAAGGAAGCGCCGAGACTGGTTAGATTGGACGGGATCGCTGTCGTCGCAAACCTAGCCGGCAACATGCTGCTCACCTATCACCAGGACAGACCGGGGGTCGTGGGCAGCATAGGTACGGCGCTGGCGAACAAGGGCATCAATATCGGCGGCATGCATGTTGGCAGGAAAGCGGACGGCGGTCTCGCCATAGCAGTGCTTGATGTGGACGTGAAGGTGAGCGATGAAGTAATCACGGAGTTGCAGGGTGTCCCCAACGTTATAGAGGTAAAGAGGATTGAGGTTTAG
- a CDS encoding TrpB-like pyridoxal phosphate-dependent enzyme, with protein sequence METKILLPESEIPTKWYNIQADLPNPLPPPLHPATGQPVGPDDLAPVFPMNIIEQEVSTQRWIDIPEPVLEKLLIWRPTPLYRAHRLERFLGTPARIYYKHEGVSPAGSHKPNTAIPQAYYNKIFGIKRLTTETGAGQWGSALSFACNQFGLELKVYMVRVSYNQKPYRRMLMETWGAKCVPSPSPDTAAGRGFLEQNQDHPGSLGIAISEAVEDCVTSKDTRYSLGSVLNHVLMHQTIVGLEAQKQMAMAKDYPDVVIGCVGGGSNFAGLAFPFVRDKITEGKKTRVIGCEPTSCPTMTKGPYVYDFGDTAGMTPLMAMHSLGHGFVPAPIHAGGLRYHGVAPLLSRLIVDGFVEGRAYDQSQTFAAGLTWARTEGFVPAPETNHAIAAVIEEAKRAKEEGEPRVILLIWSGHGLIDLSAYDAYLSGRLQDSPMEDDQVSLLCRDLKRVGL encoded by the coding sequence ATGGAAACAAAGATCTTGTTGCCGGAAAGTGAAATCCCGACGAAATGGTACAACATACAGGCAGACCTGCCCAACCCGCTCCCACCTCCGCTCCACCCGGCAACAGGTCAACCTGTGGGGCCGGACGATTTAGCCCCTGTCTTTCCCATGAATATAATCGAACAGGAAGTATCGACCCAGAGGTGGATAGACATACCCGAGCCTGTACTCGAGAAGCTCCTGATATGGAGGCCTACCCCACTGTACCGGGCCCATCGCCTGGAGCGCTTCCTCGGTACGCCTGCCCGGATCTACTACAAACACGAAGGCGTAAGCCCCGCCGGCAGCCACAAACCAAACACTGCTATTCCGCAGGCCTATTACAACAAGATCTTCGGCATCAAGAGGCTCACCACCGAAACGGGTGCGGGGCAATGGGGAAGCGCTCTATCGTTTGCCTGCAACCAGTTCGGGCTCGAACTGAAAGTCTACATGGTGCGGGTAAGCTATAACCAAAAACCGTATCGTCGCATGCTGATGGAGACGTGGGGTGCCAAGTGCGTCCCCAGCCCCAGTCCGGACACCGCTGCGGGAAGGGGCTTTCTGGAACAGAACCAAGACCATCCGGGAAGTCTCGGGATCGCGATCAGCGAGGCGGTGGAAGACTGCGTTACCTCCAAAGACACGCGGTACTCTCTTGGCAGCGTCTTGAACCACGTGCTCATGCATCAGACCATCGTGGGTCTTGAGGCGCAGAAGCAGATGGCGATGGCGAAGGATTATCCCGACGTGGTGATCGGTTGCGTGGGTGGCGGCAGTAATTTTGCCGGGCTTGCTTTTCCGTTCGTGCGTGACAAGATCACAGAAGGAAAGAAGACCAGGGTGATCGGGTGTGAGCCCACGTCCTGCCCGACCATGACAAAAGGCCCGTATGTTTATGATTTTGGCGACACGGCCGGTATGACGCCGCTTATGGCAATGCACTCGCTGGGCCACGGCTTCGTGCCCGCTCCCATCCATGCGGGGGGATTGCGTTACCACGGTGTGGCGCCTCTTCTGAGCAGGCTTATTGTCGACGGCTTCGTAGAAGGAAGGGCTTACGACCAGTCCCAGACGTTCGCGGCGGGACTTACGTGGGCGCGCACAGAAGGATTCGTACCGGCACCGGAGACAAACCATGCGATTGCCGCCGTCATAGAGGAGGCGAAACGCGCAAAAGAGGAAGGCGAGCCTCGGGTGATCCTGCTCATCTGGAGCGGCCACGGTCTGATCGACTTATCGGCATACGACGCCTACCTTTCGGGAAGGCTGCAGGACTCACCGATGGAGGATGACCAGGTTTCGCTTCTCTGCAGGGATTTGAAACGAGTAGGTCTGTAG
- a CDS encoding aminotransferase class I/II-fold pyridoxal phosphate-dependent enzyme: protein MQAKLSEGHMWLGQRVQTVRPSGVRKIFDMVRKVKDPVNMSLGEPDFDVPAPIKEEAVTWTRRGFNKYTPSGGIPELREKLSAQLKARSVFCEDVIITPGVTGGILLAMMVTLNPGDEVIIPDPSFVMYEYQTILLGGSPVFVDTYPDFTLKEELLQQAITPKTKIIIVNSPANPTGAVCSREELEMVARVAREKNILLFSDDIYERFFYETGSAPPCLGQLCDNVLTFGGFSKTWGMTGWRVGYVAGPRDIIDAMVTMLQYVFSGVHSVAQKAAVFALDYPTDEIIETYRRKRDLIYDGIKDKFRIVKPKGAYYIFPEVPDGDGDAFVERALANNLFIIPGSVFSRKKSNVRISFAADEATVLRGIEILRKLV from the coding sequence ATGCAGGCGAAGCTATCGGAAGGACACATGTGGCTGGGTCAGCGCGTACAGACCGTCAGGCCATCTGGTGTGCGTAAGATCTTCGACATGGTCCGCAAGGTGAAGGACCCGGTCAACATGAGTCTGGGCGAGCCAGATTTTGATGTGCCTGCGCCTATCAAGGAAGAGGCCGTAACGTGGACCCGGAGGGGATTCAACAAGTATACGCCCTCCGGCGGCATACCGGAGCTGCGCGAGAAGCTTAGTGCGCAGCTCAAGGCAAGAAGCGTCTTCTGTGAGGACGTGATCATCACGCCAGGCGTGACAGGCGGTATACTCCTCGCTATGATGGTCACCCTCAACCCAGGCGATGAAGTCATCATCCCCGACCCTTCTTTCGTCATGTATGAGTACCAGACCATCCTCCTCGGAGGCAGTCCCGTCTTCGTCGATACCTATCCGGACTTCACGCTCAAGGAGGAGCTGCTCCAGCAGGCGATTACGCCAAAGACGAAGATCATCATCGTCAACAGCCCGGCCAACCCCACAGGTGCGGTCTGCTCGAGAGAGGAGCTGGAGATGGTTGCACGGGTCGCGCGGGAAAAGAACATCCTTCTCTTTTCGGACGATATCTACGAGCGTTTTTTCTATGAGACGGGGAGTGCGCCGCCCTGTCTCGGCCAGCTGTGCGACAACGTCCTCACGTTTGGGGGGTTCTCGAAGACGTGGGGCATGACGGGGTGGCGTGTGGGCTACGTGGCAGGGCCGAGGGATATTATCGATGCCATGGTTACGATGCTGCAATACGTGTTCAGCGGGGTTCATTCGGTCGCTCAGAAAGCTGCGGTCTTCGCACTCGATTATCCAACAGACGAGATCATCGAGACCTATCGCAGGAAAAGGGATCTTATCTACGACGGGATAAAGGACAAGTTCCGCATAGTAAAACCAAAAGGCGCCTACTACATTTTTCCGGAAGTCCCCGACGGCGATGGCGACGCGTTCGTCGAGAGGGCACTCGCAAATAACCTGTTTATCATCCCTGGCAGCGTCTTTTCCAGAAAAAAATCGAACGTGCGCATATCCTTCGCTGCGGACGAGGCAACTGTCCTGAGGGGGATCGAGATATTGAGGAAGCTCGTGTAG
- a CDS encoding thiamine pyrophosphate-dependent enzyme: MEKPVQRMLMGNEAIGRGLVENGCSLAASYPGTPASEILGSVVQFARELEMPIHTEWSINEKVAYEVALAHSCTGKRGAVSMKQVGLNVAADPFTRSAYLGVTGGFIVVVADDPGPHSSQTEQDSRFFAHFAKVPVFDPSSPREAKEAVATAYALSERYEIPVMIRPTTRICHARQNVSCVKPIELERKAHFEKNPSRWAATPQFVTGLHRLLNEKIDKIALEKQFYPVLQKGGGKSNSCIVASGVVYTHVYELIEDGGLSDVDLYQVLLPYPLNRRFIEDIRARYQKILVLEESYPVIEMQFVNPLVQGRRSMSVPGEGELTPDVVESVLRTFVGIARKREAEPAAKGRRPSLCAGCSHRAAFYGIKEAFRGGIFPSDIGCYTLGMNLGAVDTCHCMGACISQAAGFYHSYQQDGGEIPPITVTIGDSTFFHAGIPALVNAVVQKARFILVVLDNATTAMTGHQPTPHLGILADGSQGNPVFIPDIVKGAGVRFLREADPCELETFGETLREAEAFCRSPEGGVAVVIARHGCLQDRRAGRDAQHLNMTIEECTGCRWCIDEFECPALLFDEEEGRASISEALCTGCGVCVHVCPSNAIVSKDGGAQ; encoded by the coding sequence ATGGAAAAACCGGTACAGAGAATGCTCATGGGGAACGAAGCGATAGGTAGAGGCCTCGTGGAAAACGGATGCTCTCTCGCAGCCTCGTATCCCGGAACTCCAGCGTCCGAGATTCTTGGCTCGGTTGTGCAGTTCGCACGTGAACTGGAGATGCCTATCCACACCGAGTGGTCGATTAACGAGAAGGTCGCATACGAAGTCGCCCTCGCTCACAGTTGCACGGGTAAGAGAGGAGCTGTCTCCATGAAGCAGGTAGGACTCAATGTGGCAGCTGATCCCTTCACGCGCTCGGCCTATCTGGGCGTGACGGGCGGTTTTATCGTCGTAGTCGCTGACGACCCGGGCCCGCACAGCTCACAGACGGAGCAGGATAGCCGGTTCTTTGCCCACTTCGCGAAAGTGCCTGTGTTCGACCCTTCGAGCCCGCGAGAGGCGAAGGAAGCGGTAGCGACGGCGTATGCTCTTTCTGAGCGATACGAGATTCCCGTAATGATCCGGCCGACTACCCGCATCTGCCATGCCCGCCAGAACGTTTCCTGCGTCAAGCCGATCGAGCTTGAGAGGAAGGCGCACTTCGAGAAGAACCCTTCGAGATGGGCGGCAACACCCCAATTCGTGACGGGTCTCCATCGTCTGTTGAACGAGAAAATAGATAAGATCGCTCTGGAGAAACAATTCTATCCGGTCCTCCAAAAAGGTGGAGGCAAGAGCAATTCGTGTATTGTCGCGTCAGGCGTCGTTTACACCCACGTGTATGAGCTCATCGAGGATGGAGGCCTCTCTGACGTAGACCTCTATCAGGTGCTCCTCCCTTATCCCCTGAACAGACGCTTCATCGAGGACATACGTGCTCGCTACCAGAAAATCCTGGTCTTGGAAGAAAGCTACCCGGTCATAGAGATGCAGTTCGTAAACCCCCTTGTACAGGGGAGACGATCCATGTCGGTCCCCGGGGAAGGGGAGCTGACGCCGGACGTTGTCGAGTCTGTACTCCGCACGTTCGTAGGCATCGCCCGGAAACGAGAAGCGGAACCCGCGGCGAAGGGCAGGCGGCCGTCCCTCTGCGCCGGCTGCTCCCACCGGGCCGCGTTCTATGGGATCAAAGAAGCCTTTCGGGGCGGGATTTTCCCGAGCGACATCGGATGTTACACCCTCGGGATGAACCTTGGCGCTGTCGATACCTGCCACTGCATGGGAGCGTGCATCAGCCAGGCAGCTGGGTTCTACCATTCGTATCAGCAGGACGGAGGAGAGATCCCTCCCATCACAGTCACCATCGGGGACTCGACCTTTTTCCACGCCGGTATCCCTGCGCTGGTAAATGCGGTCGTTCAGAAGGCCCGCTTCATCCTGGTCGTTCTTGATAATGCCACAACCGCCATGACCGGACACCAGCCGACGCCACACCTTGGTATCCTTGCAGACGGAAGTCAGGGTAACCCCGTTTTCATCCCCGATATTGTGAAAGGGGCTGGGGTTCGTTTCCTGAGAGAGGCGGACCCGTGCGAGCTTGAAACGTTCGGGGAGACATTGAGAGAAGCAGAGGCCTTTTGCCGATCCCCGGAGGGCGGCGTGGCGGTGGTGATCGCAAGACACGGCTGCCTGCAGGACCGGAGAGCGGGAAGGGACGCGCAGCACCTCAACATGACCATCGAAGAGTGTACTGGTTGCCGCTGGTGCATAGACGAGTTCGAGTGTCCCGCCCTTTTGTTCGATGAAGAAGAGGGGCGAGCAAGCATCAGCGAGGCCCTCTGCACGGGGTGCGGTGTCTGCGTGCATGTCTGTCCTTCGAATGCTATCGTCTCAAAGGATGGAGGTGCGCAATGA
- a CDS encoding 2-oxoacid:acceptor oxidoreductase family protein: MRQQIVVSGIGGQGVLFVTRLFAEVAVEMGLEVLTSEIHGMAMRGGTVLAHVKVGTFKSPLIRRGEADVAIIVNAENVSLHRSFVKESGAILVNAGNAGDYVHVDADRLARNSGYPPGSNLVLVGYGVGKGLVFCEPEAAENVIRRMSGPVQVEANLASFALGRKQAMER, translated from the coding sequence ATGAGGCAGCAGATCGTGGTGAGCGGGATCGGCGGCCAAGGCGTGCTCTTCGTGACCCGATTGTTCGCAGAGGTGGCCGTAGAGATGGGCCTCGAGGTGCTCACCTCGGAGATACACGGTATGGCTATGCGGGGAGGGACGGTCCTTGCGCACGTCAAGGTGGGTACGTTCAAGAGCCCTTTAATCCGCCGGGGAGAGGCGGATGTGGCGATCATCGTCAATGCGGAAAATGTCTCTCTACACCGATCTTTCGTAAAAGAGAGCGGCGCAATCCTCGTGAACGCAGGGAACGCGGGTGACTACGTGCATGTCGATGCAGACAGGCTTGCTCGGAACAGCGGTTACCCTCCCGGGTCGAATCTCGTGCTCGTAGGGTATGGAGTCGGCAAGGGCCTCGTCTTCTGCGAGCCTGAGGCCGCCGAGAACGTGATCCGAAGAATGTCTGGACCAGTCCAGGTGGAAGCTAATCTGGCAAGCTTCGCCCTCGGGAGAAAACAGGCGATGGAGAGATAA
- a CDS encoding hotdog fold thioesterase yields the protein MREHLEVVKKQFERDSYAEFLGIVLDTLTSDTVRMHLRLREDMLNMYGRPHGGIIYSLADVAFSVLGNNSNNISVALDCSITYHASPDPGTVLVVEGKILSHSRRTASYLCTVYTEKDGIRTLVATMKSVSYRTGKPIDPYVEQ from the coding sequence ATGAGAGAACATCTCGAAGTCGTGAAGAAGCAGTTTGAGAGGGACAGCTACGCCGAGTTCCTGGGAATCGTCTTGGACACATTGACCTCCGATACAGTCCGGATGCACCTGCGGTTGCGAGAGGATATGTTGAACATGTACGGCCGGCCCCATGGTGGCATTATCTATTCTCTCGCAGACGTTGCGTTTTCGGTATTGGGTAATAACAGCAACAACATCTCGGTTGCCTTAGACTGTTCGATCACCTACCATGCGAGCCCCGACCCGGGAACGGTGCTTGTCGTTGAAGGAAAAATCCTGTCACATAGCAGGCGAACCGCTTCCTATTTGTGCACTGTCTATACCGAAAAAGACGGGATACGCACATTGGTTGCAACGATGAAAAGCGTCTCCTACCGGACGGGGAAGCCTATAGATCCATATGTGGAGCAATAG
- a CDS encoding lipid-binding SYLF domain-containing protein, which yields MMRGLYFTIVACVCLAFVLVAGPNPAAAASAAEIDHNSRKALEKLYVKSSKAKELSKTAVAILVFPNIVKAGLIVGGQYGEGELIRDGAVVGYYNTVSGSYGLQAGIQKYGYALFFMTEKMLAYLDKSGGWELGTAPNIVVVDKGAATGISTTSAQSDAYAFFFDPKGLMAGLGLQGTKITKINK from the coding sequence ATGATGAGAGGCCTTTATTTCACGATCGTTGCATGCGTGTGCCTGGCGTTTGTTCTTGTCGCCGGCCCCAACCCCGCGGCAGCCGCATCCGCGGCAGAAATAGACCATAACTCCCGGAAGGCTCTCGAGAAACTCTACGTAAAATCGAGCAAAGCGAAAGAGTTGAGCAAAACGGCAGTAGCCATCCTGGTTTTTCCCAACATTGTCAAGGCAGGGTTGATTGTGGGTGGGCAGTATGGTGAGGGCGAGCTCATTCGGGACGGGGCGGTTGTTGGTTATTACAACACCGTATCGGGCTCGTATGGTCTGCAGGCCGGGATCCAGAAGTATGGCTACGCATTGTTCTTTATGACAGAGAAAATGCTGGCCTATCTCGATAAGAGCGGGGGATGGGAACTTGGTACCGCCCCCAATATAGTTGTTGTTGATAAGGGAGCGGCCACTGGCATTTCAACCACTTCAGCCCAGTCCGACGCTTATGCCTTCTTCTTCGACCCGAAAGGGCTTATGGCCGGTCTCGGCTTGCAAGGGACCAAGATTACGAAAATTAATAAGTGA